A single region of the Chrysoperla carnea chromosome 5, inChrCarn1.1, whole genome shotgun sequence genome encodes:
- the LOC123299731 gene encoding probable fatty acid-binding protein isoform X3, producing the protein MVLSYLNKKYKLAKSENFDDYMKALGVGLVTRKMGNAVSPVVELTKNDDEYTLTSSSTFKNVVLKFKPDVEFDQETPDGRKVKALIKIDGNKLIETQKDGSGKETLITREFTPDQVKMVMTVDNVTATRIYSIVA; encoded by the exons atggtgctttcatatttaaataaaaaatataaattagccaaaagtgaaaattttgatgattatatgAAAGCTTTAG GTGTGGGCCTTGTTACCCGTAAGATGGGTAATGCTGTGTCACCAGTCGTCGAATTAACAAAGAACGATGATGAATACACATTAACTAGTtcatcaacatttaaaaatgttgtGCTAAAATTCAAACCTGATGTTGAATTTGATCAAGAGACACCCGATGGCCGAAAAGTGAAAGCTCTTATTAAAATCGatggtaataaattaattgaaacgcAAAAAGATGGTAGTGGCAAAGAAACACTCATCACTAGAGAATTTACTCCTGATCAAGTTAAAATG gTGATGACGGTCGATAACGTTACTGCCACTCGAATTTACTCAATAGTTGCTTAA